One Rhodospirillales bacterium DNA segment encodes these proteins:
- a CDS encoding ABC transporter permease encodes MNTVTDALKSPIGKSPVGADTGHPDGHGAKRAPVRNGGRQRIKSAIDRASGYLDILGLAWVAPIARLSTGENPREQLKQIWRLLGVPLAAIVIFLVLWGWIAPTVQTSLGAIPGPAQVWSEARALYADHVAEKAKAAAFYERQEQRNAERLAEDAGASVKIRKYTGKPTYIDQIVTSLITVFTGFVFATLIAVPLGILCGLSPLVNAALNPLIQVFKPVSPLAWLPIVTMVVSAVYAGSDQMFEKSFLNSAITVTLCSLWPTLINTAVGVASIDKDLMNVGRVLQLRWWTKVRKLVLPSALPYIFTGLRLSLGVGWMVLIAAEMLAQNPGLGKFVWDEFQNGSSASLARIMVAVFTIGIIGFLLDRVMLAMQAAVTHSATR; translated from the coding sequence ATGAATACTGTTACCGACGCCTTGAAATCGCCGATCGGGAAATCTCCGGTCGGCGCCGACACCGGCCACCCCGATGGCCATGGCGCCAAGCGCGCTCCCGTTCGCAACGGTGGGCGCCAGCGGATAAAATCCGCGATCGACCGCGCGTCCGGCTACCTCGACATCCTCGGGCTCGCCTGGGTGGCGCCGATCGCGCGCTTGTCGACCGGCGAGAACCCGCGCGAACAGCTCAAGCAGATCTGGCGTCTTTTGGGCGTACCGCTCGCGGCGATCGTCATCTTCCTTGTCCTGTGGGGATGGATCGCGCCGACGGTGCAGACTAGCCTCGGCGCCATTCCCGGCCCGGCACAGGTGTGGTCGGAGGCGCGGGCTCTCTACGCCGACCACGTCGCCGAGAAGGCCAAGGCGGCGGCGTTCTACGAGCGGCAGGAGCAGCGCAATGCCGAGCGCCTCGCCGAGGATGCCGGCGCGAGCGTGAAGATCCGCAAGTACACCGGAAAGCCGACGTACATCGATCAGATCGTCACTAGCCTGATCACGGTCTTCACCGGCTTCGTCTTCGCCACCCTCATCGCGGTGCCGTTGGGAATCCTCTGCGGCCTCTCGCCGTTGGTCAACGCCGCGCTCAACCCGTTGATCCAGGTGTTCAAGCCGGTCTCGCCGCTGGCGTGGCTGCCAATCGTAACCATGGTCGTCAGCGCCGTTTATGCCGGCTCCGATCAGATGTTCGAGAAGTCGTTCCTGAATTCGGCGATCACGGTCACCCTGTGCTCGTTGTGGCCGACGCTGATCAACACCGCCGTCGGCGTGGCCTCGATCGACAAGGACCTGATGAACGTCGGCCGCGTCCTGCAGCTGCGCTGGTGGACGAAGGTGCGCAAGCTCGTGCTGCCGTCGGCGCTGCCATACATCTTCACCGGCCTGAGGCTGTCGCTCGGCGTCGGCTGGATGGTGCTGATCGCGGCCGAGATGCTGGCGCAGAACCCCGGCCTCGGCAAGTTCGTCTGGGACGAGTTCCAGAACGGCTCATCGGCCTCGCTCGCCCGCATTATGGTCGCGGTCTTCACCATCGGCATCATCGGCTTCCTGCTCGACCGGGTCATGCTGGCGATGCAGGCCGCCGTTACCCACAGCGCGACGCGCTAG
- a CDS encoding ABC transporter substrate-binding protein, translated as MLSDCVPFALRQDHKRRPAKAWQAAIGGCVLAVGCLAGTLSAVAKPLAVEKEEIKLGFIKLTDMAPLAIAYEKHFFEDEGLYVTLEPQANWKILLDRVITGELDGAHMLAGQPLGATIGFGTQAHIITAYSMDLNGNGITVSDEVWKMMEPGLPKAADGKPQHPIDAKYLKPVIDKFKADGRAFNMGMVFPVSTHNYELRYWLAAGGINPGFYSPQNISGQIQADAFLSVTPPPQMPATLEAGTISGYCVGEPWNQQAVFKSIGVPVITDYEIWKNNPEKVLGVTAEWAEKYPNTLLAMTKALIRAGQWLDAGGNANRKEAAKILAKSEYVGADVEVIANSMTGTFEYEKGDKRAVPDFNVFYRYFATYPYYSDAVWYLSQMRRWGQIAEGKPDSWYQDVAKKVYRPDIYLKAARLLVDEGKAKEADFPWDSDGYRATTAAFIDGVSYDGHKPNDYLSKLSIGLKGDQRVDGTRIVGANTN; from the coding sequence ATGCTATCCGATTGTGTGCCCTTCGCTTTACGTCAGGACCACAAGCGACGGCCCGCCAAAGCATGGCAAGCTGCTATCGGTGGCTGCGTTCTCGCCGTCGGCTGCCTCGCAGGGACACTGTCGGCAGTGGCGAAGCCGCTCGCCGTCGAAAAAGAAGAAATCAAACTCGGTTTCATCAAGCTCACCGACATGGCGCCGCTGGCCATCGCCTACGAAAAGCATTTTTTCGAGGACGAGGGCCTTTACGTTACGCTCGAGCCGCAGGCGAATTGGAAAATCCTCCTCGATCGGGTGATTACCGGCGAGCTGGACGGGGCGCACATGCTCGCGGGGCAACCGCTGGGCGCGACCATTGGCTTCGGCACCCAGGCGCACATCATCACCGCCTACAGCATGGATCTGAACGGCAACGGCATCACCGTTTCCGATGAAGTGTGGAAGATGATGGAACCGGGCTTGCCGAAAGCGGCGGACGGCAAGCCGCAGCATCCGATCGACGCCAAGTATCTCAAGCCGGTGATCGACAAGTTCAAGGCCGACGGTCGCGCCTTCAACATGGGCATGGTCTTCCCGGTCTCGACCCACAACTATGAATTGCGTTACTGGCTGGCGGCGGGAGGGATCAATCCCGGCTTCTATTCCCCGCAGAACATCAGCGGTCAGATCCAGGCCGACGCGTTCTTGTCGGTCACGCCGCCACCGCAGATGCCGGCGACGTTGGAAGCGGGCACCATCTCCGGTTACTGCGTCGGCGAGCCGTGGAACCAGCAGGCCGTGTTCAAAAGCATCGGCGTGCCGGTAATCACCGATTACGAGATCTGGAAGAACAACCCGGAGAAAGTCTTAGGCGTTACCGCCGAGTGGGCCGAGAAGTATCCGAACACGCTGCTTGCCATGACCAAGGCCCTCATTCGCGCTGGTCAATGGCTGGATGCGGGTGGAAACGCCAATCGCAAGGAAGCGGCGAAGATTCTCGCCAAGTCGGAGTACGTCGGTGCCGATGTCGAGGTCATCGCCAACTCGATGACCGGCACATTCGAATATGAAAAGGGCGACAAGCGCGCCGTTCCAGACTTCAATGTTTTTTACCGATACTTCGCTACCTATCCGTATTATTCGGACGCTGTCTGGTATCTTTCGCAGATGCGCCGTTGGGGGCAGATCGCCGAGGGCAAGCCCGATTCCTGGTATCAGGACGTCGCCAAGAAGGTTTATCGGCCGGACATCTACCTGAAGGCGGCGCGCCTGCTGGTCGACGAAGGCAAGGCCAAGGAAGCCGATTTTCCCTGGGATAGCGACGGCTATCGCGCGACGACCGCGGCGTTCATCGACGGCGTTTCCTACGATGGCCACAAGCCGAACGATTACCTGTCCAAGCTGAGCATCGGCCTGAAAGGCGATCAGCGCGTTGACGGCACGCGGATCGTCGGTGCGAACACCAACTGA
- a CDS encoding GAF domain-containing protein has protein sequence MGAQSVRAFGGEQGGGVSADPPLTPANPAVPDLPKQPFIRATEIWVPSGNGRQLELASGLYGPLAQFEAVSRQTRFDHNEGLPGKAWAAGYPIVLKDLTHSYFKRGAAASAVGLTCALAVPIFAGEILNAVIVLFCGDDREHVGAIELWHSPPDSAEMGLVDGYYGTAEVFEWQSRHVKFTRGSGLPGQVWDTGMPAIMEDLGRSRRFLRWEDARRTGINRGVGIPCGRDGAGSWVLTFLSALGTPIARRFEAWVPDTERGVLMFYGGYCEHGADLAATYAGASVPRGAGTLGLVWCSGRPAIATDLSGEPDIIGASTGAAGLTTMVCLPVFAEGAPRALVAWYL, from the coding sequence ATGGGAGCACAGAGTGTCCGGGCTTTCGGCGGCGAACAGGGCGGCGGCGTGAGCGCAGACCCGCCTTTGACGCCGGCGAACCCCGCCGTGCCGGATCTGCCGAAACAGCCGTTCATCCGCGCAACCGAAATCTGGGTGCCGAGCGGCAATGGCCGACAGCTCGAACTCGCCTCGGGACTGTACGGCCCGCTCGCCCAGTTCGAAGCGGTCAGCAGGCAGACCCGTTTCGATCACAACGAGGGCCTTCCGGGCAAGGCGTGGGCCGCGGGCTACCCGATCGTGCTGAAGGATCTGACCCACTCGTACTTCAAGCGCGGCGCGGCGGCGAGCGCCGTAGGGCTGACCTGCGCGCTCGCGGTGCCGATCTTCGCCGGCGAGATCTTGAACGCCGTGATCGTGCTGTTCTGCGGGGATGACCGAGAGCACGTCGGCGCGATCGAACTGTGGCATTCGCCGCCGGACTCGGCGGAGATGGGACTGGTCGACGGTTACTACGGCACCGCCGAAGTGTTCGAATGGCAGTCTCGCCACGTCAAGTTCACGCGCGGCTCCGGCTTGCCTGGCCAGGTCTGGGACACCGGGATGCCGGCGATCATGGAAGATCTCGGCCGGTCGCGGCGCTTCCTTCGCTGGGAGGATGCAAGGCGGACCGGCATTAATCGCGGAGTGGGGATTCCCTGCGGCCGTGATGGCGCAGGGTCGTGGGTCCTGACCTTCCTGTCCGCACTCGGCACGCCGATCGCGCGAAGATTCGAAGCCTGGGTGCCGGACACCGAGCGCGGCGTGCTGATGTTCTACGGCGGCTATTGCGAGCATGGCGCCGATCTCGCGGCGACGTACGCCGGTGCCAGCGTGCCGCGAGGCGCCGGCACCCTGGGTCTCGTCTGGTGCAGCGGACGGCCGGCCATCGCCACCGATCTGTCCGGCGAGCCGGACATCATCGGCGCGTCGACCGGTGCCGCAGGACTGACAACCATGGTCTGCCTGCCGGTGTTCGCCGAGGGGGCGCCGAGGGCGCTCGTCGCCTGGTACCTCTAG
- a CDS encoding ATP-binding cassette domain-containing protein, protein MAFLELRGLSKSYGTGASRIDVLNDIDLAIDRGEFLAIVGFSGSGKTTLVSAIAGLIAPDAGQILVEGKPVTGPGPDRGVVFQNYSLMPWLSVYGNVALAVDTVFARWPKDRRDAHIRKYIGMVGLSHAIDRRPAELSGGMRQRVAVARALAMGPEILLLDEPLSALDALTRAKLQDEIEGIWERERKTVVLITNDVDEAILLADRIIPLNPGPRATLGPTFQVPLERPRDRTAMNHSQAYKSLRKQITEYLMSAGGGHGAKHDETLKAPSVVPITVGGPPPKAYRERAGSPIHARYVEFHKVAKVFPTPKGPLTVVEDFTLAMRKGEFVSLIGHSGCGKSTVLSMAAGLSEVSGGGIVLDGREIDAAGPDRGVVFQAPSLFPWLTAGQNVALGVDRVYPHVDRAEREDIVAYYLDRVGLGDSMTKRASELSNGMKQRVGIARAFALSPKLLLLDEPFGMLDSLTRWELQDVLMEVWSRTQVTAVCVTHDVDEAILLADRVVMMTNGPNARIGSIMEVDIPRPRTRSALLEHPDYYRYREALLTFLEEYETAAPAAGAGKAAAKSRKAA, encoded by the coding sequence ATGGCGTTCCTCGAACTTCGTGGCCTGAGCAAGTCGTATGGGACCGGCGCTTCGCGCATCGACGTGCTGAACGACATCGACCTTGCGATCGACCGGGGTGAGTTCCTTGCCATCGTGGGCTTTTCCGGCTCTGGCAAGACGACACTGGTCTCGGCGATCGCTGGCCTAATCGCGCCCGATGCCGGGCAGATTCTTGTCGAGGGCAAGCCGGTCACCGGTCCCGGACCCGACCGCGGGGTCGTCTTCCAGAACTACTCGCTGATGCCGTGGCTGAGTGTCTACGGCAACGTCGCGCTTGCCGTCGATACCGTCTTCGCGCGCTGGCCCAAGGATCGCCGCGACGCGCATATCCGTAAGTATATCGGCATGGTCGGACTGTCTCACGCCATCGACCGGCGCCCGGCCGAGCTGTCGGGCGGCATGCGCCAGAGGGTAGCGGTCGCCCGTGCGCTGGCCATGGGTCCGGAGATCCTTTTGCTCGACGAGCCGCTGTCCGCCCTTGACGCGCTCACCCGCGCCAAGCTGCAGGATGAGATCGAGGGCATCTGGGAGCGCGAGCGCAAGACCGTCGTGCTGATCACCAACGACGTCGACGAGGCCATCCTGCTCGCCGACCGGATCATCCCGCTCAATCCCGGCCCGCGGGCAACCTTGGGGCCGACCTTCCAGGTGCCGCTGGAGCGTCCACGCGACCGCACGGCGATGAACCATTCCCAAGCCTATAAGAGCTTGCGCAAGCAGATCACCGAATACCTGATGTCCGCCGGGGGCGGTCACGGGGCCAAGCACGATGAAACGCTCAAGGCCCCGAGCGTGGTGCCGATCACCGTCGGCGGTCCGCCGCCGAAGGCCTATCGCGAGCGCGCCGGTAGTCCGATCCATGCGCGCTACGTCGAGTTTCACAAGGTCGCCAAGGTCTTTCCGACACCGAAGGGGCCGCTGACCGTGGTCGAGGACTTCACTCTCGCCATGCGCAAGGGTGAGTTCGTCTCGCTGATCGGCCATTCTGGTTGCGGCAAATCCACCGTCCTGTCGATGGCGGCGGGCCTGAGCGAGGTCAGCGGCGGCGGCATCGTACTCGACGGCCGTGAGATCGATGCCGCGGGACCCGACCGCGGCGTCGTCTTCCAGGCACCCAGCCTGTTTCCCTGGCTCACCGCGGGACAAAACGTCGCGCTCGGCGTCGATCGCGTCTATCCCCACGTCGACCGGGCGGAACGCGAGGACATCGTTGCTTACTACCTCGATCGTGTCGGCCTCGGCGATTCCATGACCAAGCGCGCGTCCGAGCTTTCGAACGGCATGAAGCAACGGGTCGGCATCGCCCGCGCGTTCGCCCTGTCGCCGAAGCTCCTTTTGCTCGACGAGCCGTTCGGCATGCTCGATTCACTCACCCGCTGGGAGCTGCAGGACGTGCTGATGGAGGTGTGGTCGCGCACCCAGGTTACCGCCGTGTGCGTGACCCACGACGTCGACGAAGCGATCTTGCTGGCCGACCGGGTGGTGATGATGACCAACGGTCCGAACGCGCGGATCGGCAGCATCATGGAGGTCGACATTCCCCGGCCGCGGACGCGGAGCGCGCTCCTCGAGCACCCGGACTACTACCGGTACCGGGAGGCGCTGCTGACCTTCCTCGAGGAATACGAAACCGCGGCTCCCGCAGCCGGCGCCGGCAAGGCCGCCGCCAAGTCGCGAAAGGCGGCCTGA
- a CDS encoding ABC transporter substrate-binding protein, with protein sequence MSDTTVSDHTCGPLSLDERSLPTITLGFIPLTDCAVLAVASELGFAHRQGIVLRLSREVSWANIRDKVAFGLLDGAQMLAGMPIAATLGINQLRMPMLAPFCLSRNGNAITVSSGLYREMALAGGLRGNDAPCVVGHALRAVIDEHRTQGRPPLTFGMVYPFSCHNYELRYWMAACGIDPDIDVRLAVIPPPLMVDSLRDGYVDGFCVGEPWNSLAVEAGLGQIIVSKAEIWRHGVEKMLCVPYALAVEKPDILAALIRALDEAAAWADDPAHRSELVELLAMPAYLNAPAAIIERALNGAMVPARPLAARSVPDFLVLHREGANRPPVDQALWLYSQMVRWQQSACHRGDAQLVRQIFRPDVYEAALRGGAWQAPAPGQDWDVPESATAFDPTSSSVPHLDPGQIDIAAAVAAIAVADGASD encoded by the coding sequence ATGTCCGATACCACCGTTTCCGATCACACCTGCGGTCCCTTGAGCTTGGACGAACGCTCGCTGCCGACGATCACGCTCGGCTTCATTCCGCTTACCGATTGTGCGGTGCTTGCCGTGGCCAGCGAATTGGGCTTCGCCCACCGCCAAGGAATCGTGCTGCGCCTGAGCCGCGAGGTGTCGTGGGCCAATATTCGCGACAAGGTCGCGTTCGGTCTCCTCGACGGCGCGCAGATGCTGGCAGGCATGCCGATCGCGGCCACGCTCGGCATCAATCAGCTGCGCATGCCGATGCTCGCCCCGTTCTGCCTCAGCCGTAACGGCAATGCGATTACAGTCTCGTCCGGGCTTTATCGGGAAATGGCCCTTGCAGGTGGCCTGCGTGGCAATGATGCGCCGTGCGTCGTGGGTCATGCGTTGCGCGCCGTCATCGATGAACACCGAACTCAGGGTCGACCGCCGCTGACCTTCGGTATGGTCTATCCGTTTTCCTGCCACAATTATGAGTTGCGGTATTGGATGGCTGCCTGCGGCATCGATCCCGATATCGATGTTCGCTTGGCGGTCATTCCGCCGCCGCTGATGGTTGACAGCCTGCGCGATGGCTATGTCGACGGATTTTGCGTCGGCGAGCCGTGGAACAGCCTCGCCGTCGAAGCTGGCCTCGGTCAGATCATCGTCAGCAAGGCCGAGATCTGGCGACATGGCGTCGAGAAGATGTTGTGTGTGCCCTATGCCCTGGCGGTGGAAAAGCCGGACATCCTTGCGGCGCTGATCCGGGCTCTGGACGAGGCGGCGGCGTGGGCGGACGATCCTGCGCATCGATCCGAGCTTGTGGAACTGCTGGCGATGCCTGCCTATCTCAACGCGCCGGCGGCGATTATCGAACGCGCGCTGAACGGCGCGATGGTGCCGGCGCGCCCACTTGCCGCCCGGTCCGTCCCCGATTTTCTCGTTCTGCACCGCGAGGGGGCCAACCGGCCACCTGTGGATCAGGCACTGTGGCTCTATAGCCAGATGGTGCGCTGGCAACAGTCCGCCTGCCACCGTGGTGACGCGCAACTGGTGCGGCAAATTTTTCGCCCCGACGTCTACGAAGCGGCGCTGCGCGGAGGGGCATGGCAGGCGCCGGCGCCCGGGCAGGACTGGGACGTACCGGAAAGTGCGACGGCTTTCGATCCGACTTCGTCCAGTGTTCCGCATCTTGATCCCGGCCAGATTGACATCGCCGCGGCGGTTGCTGCGATCGCAGTGGCAGACGGGGCATCGGACTGA
- a CDS encoding NAD(P)/FAD-dependent oxidoreductase produces MAGLRFVEELVLRHAGRFAITVIGKEREPAYNRVLLSSLLAGEVTDADIRMRERTWYDENAVDLVTGDAVIALDAGTRRLRLESGRELGFEHAVLATGSQPIRPPIEGSDLPGVVTFRDLADIAAMRAAGPGARVVVVGGGLLGIEAAYGLARAGMKVSLLHLTDRLMERQLDGRAAELLADAIEAKGIAVVLKAETARIAGDGRVEVVTLKDGREFAADMVVFAIGIRPETALARMAGLACNRGIVVDDGLATSLPGAYAIGECAEHRGQVYGLVEPAYTQARGLAERLCGCGTRFEGAVLATNLKVSGVHVFSAGEFLGGAGAEDIVFCDPGLQTYKKLVIRRDEGEQRLVGAVLFGDTADGLWYLDLIRKGTPIASMRGDLIFGRQFIDAA; encoded by the coding sequence ATGGCCGGACTGCGGTTCGTCGAGGAACTGGTACTCCGCCACGCCGGCCGCTTCGCGATCACCGTTATCGGCAAGGAGAGAGAGCCCGCCTACAACCGCGTGCTGCTGTCCTCTCTGCTCGCGGGCGAGGTCACGGACGCGGACATCCGCATGCGCGAGCGGACGTGGTACGACGAGAACGCGGTCGATCTGGTCACCGGCGACGCGGTGATCGCGCTTGATGCCGGCACCCGCCGGCTCCGGCTTGAAAGTGGTCGTGAGCTCGGCTTCGAGCACGCCGTGCTGGCGACCGGATCGCAGCCGATCCGCCCGCCGATCGAGGGCAGTGATCTTCCGGGCGTCGTCACCTTCCGGGATCTCGCGGATATCGCGGCGATGCGTGCGGCTGGTCCCGGCGCCCGGGTCGTCGTCGTCGGCGGTGGGTTGCTCGGGATCGAGGCGGCTTACGGCCTCGCCCGCGCCGGGATGAAGGTGAGCCTGCTGCACCTGACCGACCGGCTGATGGAACGCCAGCTCGATGGCCGCGCGGCCGAGCTGCTGGCGGACGCCATCGAAGCCAAGGGCATCGCCGTCGTCCTGAAGGCCGAGACCGCGCGCATCGCCGGGGACGGCCGAGTTGAAGTGGTGACGCTGAAAGACGGCCGGGAGTTTGCGGCCGATATGGTCGTTTTCGCCATCGGTATCCGCCCGGAGACGGCGCTCGCGCGCATGGCCGGCCTCGCCTGCAACCGCGGGATCGTCGTCGACGACGGGCTGGCAACCTCGCTACCGGGGGCCTACGCCATCGGCGAATGTGCCGAGCATCGCGGGCAGGTCTACGGCCTGGTCGAGCCGGCCTACACTCAGGCCCGCGGCCTCGCCGAACGGCTGTGTGGCTGTGGCACGCGTTTCGAAGGCGCCGTGCTTGCCACCAATCTGAAGGTTTCCGGCGTTCACGTCTTTTCCGCCGGCGAGTTCCTCGGCGGCGCCGGCGCCGAGGACATCGTCTTCTGCGATCCCGGCCTGCAGACCTACAAGAAACTCGTCATCCGTCGCGATGAGGGCGAACAGCGTCTCGTCGGCGCGGTTCTGTTCGGCGATACCGCGGACGGGCTCTGGTACCTCGATCTCATCCGCAAGGGAACGCCGATCGCCAGCATGCGCGGCGATTTGATTTTCGGGCGTCAATTCATCGACGCCGCATGA